The genomic region CGTCAACAAGGCCTTGTCGTACCCAGCATCAATCGCCACCCGAACGGCCTTTCCCTGCCGAAGCTCTTCGCGGATACGCTCGAAAATCAGCACGTTGGAATCGACGCCCATGCCAATCGTCAGAATGATGCCGGCGATACCAGGCAAGGTCAGGGTCGCGTTCAACGCTGCCAGAAACCCAATCAGGCAGATCAGGTTCAGCATCAACGCAAAATTCGCGATCACTCCAGACAAGCGGTAATACAGCGCCATAAACACGACCACGAGGAGACCCGCAAAGAGCGTCGCCTTGACGCCCTTTTCGATCGAGTCCTGCCCGAGCGAGGGACCAACGGTGAGGTCCTGAATGATCTTCAGCGGGGCAGGCAAGGCACCAGCCCGTAGCACGATCGACAGATTATTGGCCTCCTCCATCGAAAATGTCCCGGTAATCTGAGCACGTCCGCCGCTGATGCGCTCCTGAATGACCGGCGCCGAATAGATGGTATTGTCGAGCACGATCGCCATGCGCTTCTTCACATTCTCGCCCGTGATGCGATCAAACTCCCGCGCCCCTTTCGCATCAAAAGTGACCGACACATAGGGCTCATTGAACTGCCCGATGGAGACCCGTGCGTCACTCAACACATCGCCGGCCAGCATGACCCGTTTCTTCACCAGATAGGGGGCCAACCATTCTTGCCCGCTCTCTTTTTCAACGATCCGTTCAAACAGAATCTGGTCGCCTTCCGGAACCTTTCCCTCAACCTGCTTCAAGAACGCCTCTTCGCGCTCTTTCCCCTTCTGCACGCGACCCGGCAGATCCAACTTGAGCTGGTTCTCATCATCCAAGAGCTTGAATTCGAGGAGCGCCGTTTGCTTGATCAGATCCTTGGCCAACTTGGCATCTTTGATCCCGGGCAGCTGCACGACGACTTGTTTCAGCCCCTGCCGTTGAATCAGCGGTTCCGCAACACCGAACTGGTCGATGCGGTTCCGGATCGTTTCCAGCGCTTGATTGATGGCCGAATCCTTGATGCGCTTGATCTCCGCCTCGCGCAACCCCCACACCACGGTGTTCCCTGAGCCGGCCGACTCCGCTTCCACGTAGGTCGGGAAGTCGTCCAACAGTTTCTGCACTTGAGCCTTCAATTCCGCATTTTGAAAGCCGATCGTAATCTGTGAGGACCCGGTCCGTTTCACCGATTCCGCAGGAATCTTTTTCTCAACGAGCAAATCCTGGAGACTCGCGGCGGTCCGCTCCACGGCGATTTCAACCGCCCGATCTTCTTCCACTTCCAGCACTAAGTGAATGCCGCCTTGCAGGTCCAACCCCAAGGTAATGCCTTTGTCCGGCAGCACATCACGAACCCACCGCGGCAATTCCTTGTACAACGGCTGGTAGGAGGGCAAGAAAAAGATGATCGACACGACCACCAGCGTCACCAAAGCCAACAACCGTCCACCGACTTTTTTCATACGTACGCCAATCCTTCCCGTCTCATTCGCGTGTGTCAATCCTCTTCGTCACCGCGTAGCCGAGCAATATGTTCCTTCTGGATTTTGATTTTGGTCGTGTCCGCGATTTGAAGCGTCACGGTCTCTTTGCCCATGTTGGTGATCGTGCCCCAGATGCCCGAAGCCGTGACCACCTTGTCGCCTTTCTTCAGCGCGGCCAACATCGCGTCCGCCTGCTTCCGACGCTTCTGCTGCGGCAGAATCAGCATGAAGTAAAATATGACGAAGATCAGGACGAATGGCACCAACGACAGGAGGCCCCCCCCCGCGCCCGCACTCCCTGATGTTCCCTGCGCCCATGCCACCGAATCCCACATAACCTGCCTCGTCTGCTTCGCCGTTAAGACACGTTCGTATTCTGGAGATCCGACCCGCTGTCACCGGTCGGCCGGTCGACGACATACGTCCGGTGAAATTCGCGACGAAACGCTTGAAAGGTTCCGCCTCGCACAGCGCTGCGGATCTCCTCCATCAGCTTCGCAAAAAACCACAAATTATGAATCGTATTGAGGCGAGCCCCCAACATTTCTTTGATCCCGAACAGATGGTGAAGGTAGGCTCGCGTATAGCGTGTGCACACCGGGCAGGTACAGGCCGGATCGATCGGTTGTTCATCCCGGGCATAGCGGGCCTGCTTGATCACAACTCTCCCGAACGACGTGAACAACCAGCCTGTTCGGCCGTGACGAGAGGGAACGACGCAGTCGAACATATCGATCCCGCGTGCCACGCCTTCCACCAAATCTTCCGGCATCCCAACGCCCATCAAGTACCGCGGTTTGTTCGATGGCAACTCAGGCACGGTGACGTCCAACATGGCATACATGTCGGCCTTGTCTTCCCCAACCGACAACCCGCCGACGGCATACCCATCGAACCCGACCGACACTAAATCGCGAGCCGACTCCACTCGCAGGCCTTGATCCAGTCCGCCCTGAACGATTCCGAATAATGACTGATCGGTCCGGCGTTTCGCAGATACACAGCGACGCGCCCAGAGCGACGTCCGCTTGGAGGCGTCACGCACCTGCTCCAATGAGGACGGCAAGGCGACGACGTGATCGAACGCCATGATGATGTCCGCCCCCAGCGCTTCCTGAATCTCGATCGAGGTTTCCGGGCTGATAAAGCGAGAAGATCCGTCGATGTGGGATTGAAAAATCACACCTTCGTCCGTCACCTTGCAAAACTTAGCCAAACTAAAGACCTGAAAGCCGCCGCTATCGGTCAGGATCGAGCCTGGCCATGCGGTGAAACGATGGACGCCTCCCAACTCTTCGACGATCTTGTGCCCCGGACGCAGATACAGGTGATAGGCATTGTTCAAGATCAGGCCGTACCCCATCTTGAGCAGTTCCTCACCATCCACACTTCGCACATTCCCCAGCGATCCCACCGGCATGAAGGCGGGCGTGGCCACTTCACTGCGCGCGGTGGTGAGGACACCAACACGAGCGCGTCCGCCGGTTTCTTCATGGGTAATTCGAAACGACAGCATGCGATCGGCAGTCCTACATCTGCTCCGGGGCTGACACCCCTAGCACGGTGAGCCCGTTTCTGACGACCTGCTGCACCGCCCACATGAGCGCCAGGCGAGCCCCGGTCAGACCGGGCGGTATCGAGTCGGCTCCCCGATGTGCAGCAACTGCCCCGTCCTGCGAGGGAGTCGCAGAGTCCTCGCTGTCCGGAGCCGGAGGCAAAATCCGATGTTTGTTATAAAAGGGGTGCACCATGCCGGCCAGTTCGCGCAGATAGTAGGCCATACGATGCGGTTCGAGCTCCTGGGCACTAGCCTGCATCACGACCGGGAAGGCGGACAGTTTTCGAATGAGTGCGAGTTCGTCCGGATCTTCCAATAGACCCAACACCGCTTGAGTCGGACGAGGGCACTCAATACCACGTGAGTTCGCCACACGCAGCAGGCTCGCAATCCTCGCGTGCGCGTACTGCACGTAGTACACCGGGTTTTCCTGCGACTGCTGCTTGGCCAACTCCAAATCAAAATCCAAGTGAGTACTGGAGTCGCGCATAAGGAAGAAAAACTTGGCGGCGTCTGCGCCGACTTCGTCCATGACTTCCCGAAGCGTAATGAACTCCCCAGCCCGCTTGGACATTTCCACCTTTCGGCCACCGCGCAAGAGATTGACCATCTGCACCAACACGACCCGCAGCCGCTCCTTCGGATACCCGTAGGCCTGCACCACTGCTTGCATGCGCGGAATATAGCCATGGTGGTCTGCGCCCCAAACATCGACCAGGAGATCAAATCCCCGACGTAATTTGTCCCGATGGTACGCGATGTCGGAAGCCAAGTATGTATACTCCCCCTCCTGCTTCCGGACGACCCGATCTTTCTCGTCACCATAGGTTGAAGAACGAAACCATTGTGCGCCGTCCTGATCAAACAGGAGATCCCTGCTCTTCAGTTCACCCAGTACCTGCTCCACCGCACCGGATGACAATAGTGAGGCCTCACTGAACCAGGACTCGAAGGTAATTCCAAATCGTT from Nitrospira sp. harbors:
- a CDS encoding arginine--tRNA ligase, with product MTQGIVQDKVSAALTGALLLARQKGLLKVEQLPPVHLEAPKRPEWGDVSCTVAMSLSASERKAPFEIAQIILDHIDQRDTLFARAEIARPGFLNLTVKPGLWNEVLHQIEAQGERYGHSQLGHGRRVLVEYVSANPTGPLHVGHGRGAAVGQALVRLLRATGHDVVSEYYINDAGRQMKLLGVSVLARYLESCGQTVPFPEDGYQGDYIREVAARVKDEQGNALLSLPVEDAERQSKEFAYRELLGLIRQDLERFGITFESWFSEASLLSSGAVEQVLGELKSRDLLFDQDGAQWFRSSTYGDEKDRVVRKQEGEYTYLASDIAYHRDKLRRGFDLLVDVWGADHHGYIPRMQAVVQAYGYPKERLRVVLVQMVNLLRGGRKVEMSKRAGEFITLREVMDEVGADAAKFFFLMRDSSTHLDFDLELAKQQSQENPVYYVQYAHARIASLLRVANSRGIECPRPTQAVLGLLEDPDELALIRKLSAFPVVMQASAQELEPHRMAYYLRELAGMVHPFYNKHRILPPAPDSEDSATPSQDGAVAAHRGADSIPPGLTGARLALMWAVQQVVRNGLTVLGVSAPEQM
- the tgt gene encoding tRNA guanosine(34) transglycosylase Tgt, yielding MLSFRITHEETGGRARVGVLTTARSEVATPAFMPVGSLGNVRSVDGEELLKMGYGLILNNAYHLYLRPGHKIVEELGGVHRFTAWPGSILTDSGGFQVFSLAKFCKVTDEGVIFQSHIDGSSRFISPETSIEIQEALGADIIMAFDHVVALPSSLEQVRDASKRTSLWARRCVSAKRRTDQSLFGIVQGGLDQGLRVESARDLVSVGFDGYAVGGLSVGEDKADMYAMLDVTVPELPSNKPRYLMGVGMPEDLVEGVARGIDMFDCVVPSRHGRTGWLFTSFGRVVIKQARYARDEQPIDPACTCPVCTRYTRAYLHHLFGIKEMLGARLNTIHNLWFFAKLMEEIRSAVRGGTFQAFRREFHRTYVVDRPTGDSGSDLQNTNVS
- the yajC gene encoding preprotein translocase subunit YajC, with product MWDSVAWAQGTSGSAGAGGGLLSLVPFVLIFVIFYFMLILPQQKRRKQADAMLAALKKGDKVVTASGIWGTITNMGKETVTLQIADTTKIKIQKEHIARLRGDEED
- the secD gene encoding protein translocase subunit SecD, which codes for MKKVGGRLLALVTLVVVSIIFFLPSYQPLYKELPRWVRDVLPDKGITLGLDLQGGIHLVLEVEEDRAVEIAVERTAASLQDLLVEKKIPAESVKRTGSSQITIGFQNAELKAQVQKLLDDFPTYVEAESAGSGNTVVWGLREAEIKRIKDSAINQALETIRNRIDQFGVAEPLIQRQGLKQVVVQLPGIKDAKLAKDLIKQTALLEFKLLDDENQLKLDLPGRVQKGKEREEAFLKQVEGKVPEGDQILFERIVEKESGQEWLAPYLVKKRVMLAGDVLSDARVSIGQFNEPYVSVTFDAKGAREFDRITGENVKKRMAIVLDNTIYSAPVIQERISGGRAQITGTFSMEEANNLSIVLRAGALPAPLKIIQDLTVGPSLGQDSIEKGVKATLFAGLLVVVFMALYYRLSGVIANFALMLNLICLIGFLAALNATLTLPGIAGIILTIGMGVDSNVLIFERIREELRQGKAVRVAIDAGYDKALLTIVDSHVTTLITGFALFLFGTGPIKGFAVTLCLGIAINLFTALVGTKVIFDLFNQRKKIEQLSI